Below is a window of Halomicrobium mukohataei DSM 12286 DNA.
GCTCGAAGCCCGGATGGCCGAGGCGGCCGACAACCTGGAGTTCGAACTCGCTGCGGACATCCGCGATCGGATCCGCGAGCTACGCGAGGAGTTCGAACTCGACGGTGGCGACGACGGTGGCGTGCCGGCCCCCGGCCCGGGTGAGTTCTGATACTGTCGGCTGTCTATCTGTGACGATTCCGCCACCCTGGGGTGGCGGATATCTTCACGAGGTTACAGCCAAGTGTGAGGTCCGATATCCGTTCGAGACGGACACGGCTCTCGTATTTGTCGTTACGACACATTTGACGCCGTTTACCGGCCGTTTGTGGCCGTGGCGACTGTTTTCACGGACATGCGCCTGGCCACGCTATAAATCATTATCCGCGATATCAAAGTGGCGTCGGAACGGATTCGCCGAGCTCGCAGCGACGGCAATAGCGACCGCTCTCGTGTGCCGATGCGTGATCCGGTCACCGGAATCGAGATTGTCGGCGATCGATCAGGCGTCGGCTCGCACGCCGATCTCGCTCTCGAACTGCTCGAAGAAGCCCTCCATGAAACGCCACCGCGATCTGCCGAGCCGCCGGGCCGGTGGCGTGTGTAGTTGCTCCAGCCGTTCGCGCGCCCACTCTCGGAGGAGCGAAACGTCGGGACGGTCGGTCGTCGCTTCGTGTGTCGAGGCGTCGTCGAGGTGTGCGTACTGGGTCCCCGTTCGCCCCGATCGTTCGCCGACGACACACGCGAGTCGGACGATCCCGACCGTGCCGGTCGCATCGAGCTTGTCGGCGTCGAACAGGAGCTTCGCTTCCGGGCTCTCGGGCTCTGGTGAACTCGATCGGATGCTGTGGGTCCGCAGGCAGTGTGCGATCGCGTCGATTCGGTCGGCGGCGACGCCTTCGTCGGCCAGCAACTCCCTGGTTTCGGCGGTGGCCCACTCGTCGTGGTCGTCGATTTCGCCGACGCGCTCCAGCGGGCGGCCGATGTCGTGGAGCCACGCGGCCGCGGACAACACGTCTCGATCGACAGCGCGGTCCACCTCTCGGCGAGTCGCACGGAGAGATCACGGACCCGTTTCGCGTGGAACCGATCGTGTGCCGGGAGGGCGAGGTCGTAGTACGGCATTGCCAGCGATCGTGCGAGCGAATCGAGTGTGGAGGGCATCGCTCGGGGCGTCGTCGACCGGTAAAAAAGCGATTGTGGAACACGACGCCGTTCCCCAAGCGCCGGTTCGCGGACCGACCGATTCCGTTCTCTATCGCGGATAGTACTTTATGACGCGTCTCGTCGGGACGGAGTTGTACCCGACGAGGAGACTGATGAGACGCCGCTGGGCGGGCAGCGCGTGGATTTTTGCTGCCGGCGGTCGTCGTCCCTGTATGCCGATCACTGAGACGGTCACCGCCGACGGTCTGGCGATCCACTTCCTCGAAGCCGGCGATCCGGCGGCTCCGACGATCGTCCTCCTGCACGGCGGGATCATCGACGCGGCTCGCGTGTCCTGGGGCGAGGTGATCGAGCCCCTGGCCGCGGACTGTCACGTCGTCGCGCCGGATCTCCTGGGGTACGGCCGGAGCGGCGTCGACAGCGAGGGCACGGACGGCCGGACGGTTCTCCCACCGGGCTCCTACCCGGTCGGCCGGCACGTCGACGCTATGACGGGGTTTCTCGATGAACTGGCCGTCGACACGTTCTCCATCGCCGGGCTCTCGCTGGGCGGTGCCGTCGGACTCGGCCTGGCACTCCGCCGTCCCGCTCTCGTCGACGATCTGCTGTTGATCGACAGCTACGGACTGGGACGGGCGCTGCCAAACGGGCGACTCTCCTACGGCCTCGCACGTGTGCAGCTGTTCAACCGAATCGCTATCGCTCTGTTCCGCCGGAGTCGTCGACTCACGAGGGCGAGTCTCGGCGGGATCGTCGCGGATCTCGACGGCCTCTCCGAGGCGGCGGTCGATGCAGTCTACGAGGAAGTCCAGCGACCCACTGCCGGGGTCGCGTTCCGTCGCTTCCGCGAGGCCGAGGTGACGCGCTCGGGATACCGGACCGTCTACGTCGACGAGCTACCGGAGCTTGCGGTCCCGACACGACTCCTCCACGGCCGCCACGACGAGGTGGTCCCGCTGTCCTGGGCCGAGCGGGCGGCCGATCGCATTCCGGACGGTGAACTGGTGGTTCTCGACTCGTGTGCTCACTGGCCGCCTCGCGAGGCTCCGTCGACGGTGGTCGAACACGCCCGCGAAATCGCGGTTCGCTGAGCGCTCTCGCGGACGGTCTGGTCGCTTCGGAAGCTGTCACAGCGTGACCTGCACTCTCGGGAATATACCGATATTCGCGATACGAAAGCGCGGAGTTACCGCTGGCCGATTCGGTTCTGCGCGTCGGCCTGCGATCGCAGCCCTCTCACGGCGTCCGATCTCGCTGTTCGCGTTCGTTGCAGAAAGCCAACGGGGATTCGAACCCGACGCCAGACCTCGCTCTGCCTGGTCCGGCGTGATTCAAATCACGATTGCGACGCCAGCGATTTCAGCAGTTGCTCGGCGACAGAACGCCTCGCAGAAGTGAAAACTGACAAGCCTAGGCCGGAATTTGAACCCGGGCTCTCGTCCTTACCAAGGACGCGCTTTACCGAGGTGGCCTTCGGCCCTGAAAGCGGCTACCCTTGCTGCGAAATCCCACTTTGCGTGCTTCTCATCTCTCTATCAGCAACTCTATTTATAAAAGAACCGGGGACTCGACCCCGTATGCCGTCTGTGGACGCAAGAAATCGACAACCGTGTTCGGGTGAGTGTTGCCATACTTGGCACATCAGAATTCTGTGGGGTTCGAGTGGTTCAGCTGGATGGCTCCCTTCATCGAGTCGGATAGCTCTGTTGGAACCCTCTTAGTTCGATACCTGTCCGACTGAACAGCCAATAGGTAGATGTGCGTAGTTAACTGCTCAGCTCTCTGCTAAGAAGTAGCCGCCGATCGTCACCGAAAGTACTTACAGACTCAGAAGAAAACAATTTTTATGCCTGCATTCGGCATTGGAACCCCGATATTCCTCACCTTACAAGCCCTCATCTCGTCGTTCGTCTACTCTGAGGCGAAAAAGTATGGCTCACGTTCCCCGTTAGTCGTGGGAGTATCCGTATTCGTACTGGGAGTGGGCCTTGCATTCATATTCAGTACTGTCATCGGATTAGTTGCAGTCGAATTTCTCGT
It encodes the following:
- a CDS encoding alpha/beta fold hydrolase, translated to MPITETVTADGLAIHFLEAGDPAAPTIVLLHGGIIDAARVSWGEVIEPLAADCHVVAPDLLGYGRSGVDSEGTDGRTVLPPGSYPVGRHVDAMTGFLDELAVDTFSIAGLSLGGAVGLGLALRRPALVDDLLLIDSYGLGRALPNGRLSYGLARVQLFNRIAIALFRRSRRLTRASLGGIVADLDGLSEAAVDAVYEEVQRPTAGVAFRRFREAEVTRSGYRTVYVDELPELAVPTRLLHGRHDEVVPLSWAERAADRIPDGELVVLDSCAHWPPREAPSTVVEHAREIAVR